One window of Cucurbita pepo subsp. pepo cultivar mu-cu-16 chromosome LG19, ASM280686v2, whole genome shotgun sequence genomic DNA carries:
- the LOC111781082 gene encoding pentatricopeptide repeat-containing protein At4g13650, producing the protein MAAASVWVRPTSSFRPSFPTSKYIDWVSKSYNLVRVNAVGATNSHAFDEFSLHMEQAKSKSIQLMNFMEQRGIRANYQTYLWLLDGCLNFGSLLETSRLHCRILKSGFAVEPLLIDSLLDNYLRHGDLNGAQKVFDDNPNRTVFSWNKMIHGLVAQKLNSQVFGLFRRMLAEKITPNENTFSGILKACVGCNIAFNYVEQVHSRIIYYGFDSNSLVANLLIDLYSKNGFIESAKKVFNDIYMKDIVTWVAMISGLSQNGLEEEAILLFCDMHASEIFPTPYVLSSVLSASTKKKLFKLGEQLHCLVIKWGFHSETYVCNALVSLYSRSGKLISAERIFSTMQFRDGVSYNSLISGLVQQGYSDKALELFHKMQRDCMKLDCITVASLLSACASIGALHKGMQLHSYALKAGMSADIILEGSLLDLYSKCADVETARKFFLTTETENIVLWNVMLVAYGQLDNLSDSFKIFRQMQIEGMIPNQFTYPSILKTCTSLGALDLGEQIHTLVIKTGFWLNAYVCSVLIDMYAKHGKLELAHGILRRLPEDDVVSWTAMIAGYVQHDMFSEALKLFNEMEYLGIVSDNIGFSSAISACAGVRALRQGQQIHAQAYVSGFGDDLSINNALISLYARCGRIQEAYLAFEKMDDKNNISWNSLVSGFEQSGYFEEALQVFVQMLRSEVEVNLFTYGSAISAAASLANIKQGQQIHAMILKTAYDSEMEASNSLITFYAKCGSIDDAWREFNDMSEKNVISWNAMITGYSQHGFGTETLCLFEEMKNCGVVPNHVTFVGVLSSCSHVGLVNEGLEYFESMSKVHGLVPKSEHYVCIVDLLGRAGLLNRAIDFIEAMPIPADAMIWRTLLSACVIHKNMEIGERAARHLLELEPEDSATYVLLSNIYAVSRKWIHRDWSRKLMKDRGVKKEPGRSWIEVKNAVHAFYAGDKLHPLTNQIYEYIEHLNTRTSELGYVQDSFSLLNDTEEGKKDPTMNVHSEKLAIAYGLLNLGNNIPIRVMKNLRVCNDCHNWIKYVSKVSDRLIIVRDAHRFHHFDGGVCSCRDFW; encoded by the exons ATGGCGGCAGCGAGCGTTTGGGTACGACCCACCTCCAGTTTTCGACCATCCTTCCCAACGTCAAAA TACATTGATTGGGTTAGTAAAAGCTATAATTTAGTTCGTGTCAATGCTGTTGGTGCCACAAATTCTCATGCATTTGATGAGTTTTCACTCCATATGGAACAAGCTAAATCAAAGAGCATTCAGCTGATGAATTTCATGGAACAACGTGGAATTCGTGCCAACTATCAGACCTATCTTTGGCTGCTAGATGGGTGCTTGAATTTTGGGTCCTTGCTTGAAACTTCGAGGCTCCATTGCAGGATTTTGAAGTCGGGTTTTGCTGTTGAACCTTTATTAATCGATAGTCTTCTTGATAATTATCTTCGTCATGGGGATCTAAATGGCGCACAGAAGGTGTTTGATGATAATCCCAACAGAACTGTTTTCTCTTGGAATAAAATGATTCATGGCCTCGTTGCGCAGAAGTTGAATTCCCAGGTGTTTGGTCTCTTCCGACGCATGTTAGCTGAAAAGATTACTCCCAATGAAAATACTTTTTCTGGGATTTTGAAGGCATGTGTTGGTTGCAACATTGCGTTCAACTATGTAGAACAGGTACATTCTAGGATAATCTATTATGGTTTTGATAGTAATTCACTTGTTGCTAATCTTTTGATTGATTTGTATTCTAAGAATGGGTTCATAGAATCAGCTAAAAAAGTATTCAATGACATATATATGAAGGATATTGTTACTTGGGTAGCTATGATCTCAGGTTTATCTCAAAATGGGCTTGAAGAAGAGGCCATTCTCCTTTTCTGTGATATGCATGCATCAGAAATATTTCCCACTCCTTATGTATTGTCAAGTGTGTTAAGTGCTTCTaccaaaaaaaagttatttaaattGGGAGAGCAGCTTCACTGTCTAGTTATTAAGTGGGGATTTCATTCTGAAACATATGTGTGCAATGCTCTTGTGTCATTGTACTCCCGGTCTGGGAAATTGATATCCGCCGAGCGGATATTCAGCACAATGCAATTTCGGGATGGCGTTTCGTATAATTCACTTATATCTGGCCTAGTTCAGCAAGGATATAGTGATAAGGCACTGGAGTTGTTTCATAAAATGCAACGAGATTGCATGAAACTAGACTGTATTACGGTTGCTAGTCTGTTGAGTGCTTGTGCATCAATTGGGGCTCTTCATAAGGGAATGCAGCTACATTCATATGCATTAAAAGCTGGAATGTCTGCAGATATTATTCTCGAAGGTTCTCTTCTTGATCTTTATTCGAAGTGCGCCGATGTGGAGACTGCACGTAAATTTTTCCTTACTACAGAGACAGAAAATATAGTGTTGTGGAATGTGATGCTAGTTGCTTATGGACAATTGGATAATCTTAGTGattcattcaaaatatttagaCAAATGCAGATTGAAGGTATGATACCCAATCAGTTCACCTACCCaagtattttgaaaacttGTACATCTTTGGGAGCCTTGGATTTAGGAGAGCAAATTCATACCCTTGTTATAAAGACAGGGTTTTGGTTGAATGCCTATGTTTGTAGTGTGCTCATAGATATGTATGCCAAACATGGAAAATTAGAACTCGCCCATGGGATCCTAAGACGACTACCAGAGGACGATGTCGTCTCCTGGACAGCTATGATTGCTGGTTATGTGCAACATGATATGTTTTCTGAAGCacttaaactttttaatgaaATGGAGTATCTTGGAATAGTATCTGACAATATTGGATTTTCTAGTGCTATTAGCGCATGTGCGGGTGTCCGGGCACTCCGTCAAGGCCAACAAATTCACGCTCAGGCGTATGTGTCGGGTTTTGGGGACGATCTTTCGATTAACAATGCTCTGATTAGTCTGTATGCCAGATGTGGTAGAATTCAGGAAGCATACTTAGCATTTGAAAAAATGGATGATAAAAACAATATCTCTTGGAATTCATTGGTTTCAGGATTTGAACAGAGTGGATACTTTGAAGAAGCTTTGCAGGTATTTGTTCAAATGTTAAGGAGTGAAGTAGAAGTCAATCTGTTCACGTATGGGTCTGCAATTAGCGCTGCAGCCAGTCTTGCAAACATAAAACAAGGGCAACAGATCCATGCCATGATTTTGAAAACGGCATATGATTCTGAAATGGAAGCTTCTAATTCTTTGATAACATTTTATGCGAAATGTGGCAGCATAGATGATGCGTGGAGAGAATTTAACGACATGTCCGAAAAAAATGTGATTTCTTGGAATGCCATGATTACTGGCTACTCCCAGCATGGTTTCGGTACGGAAACACTTTGTCTTTTTGAAGAGATGAAGAACTGTGGGGTCGTGCCAAACCATGTTACTTTCGTGGGAGTTTTGTCGTCGTGTAGCCATGTCGGTCTTGTGAATGAAGGTCTTGAATACTTCGAATCCATGTCTAAAGTGCATGGTTTAGTTCCCAAATCTGAACATTATGTGTGTATAGTGGATCTCCTAGGTCGGGCCGGTCTTTTGAACCGTGCAATCGACTTCATAGAAGCGATGCCCATACCTGCAGATGCAATGATATGGAGAACTCTTTTAAGTGCTTGTGTCATCCACAAGAATATGGAAATAGGAGAGCGTGCTGCACGCCATCTCCTAGAATTGGAACCTGAAGACTCAGCAACCTATGTCCTACTGTCAAATATTTATGCAGTGTCTAGAAAATGGATTCATAGGGATTGGTCAAGGAAATTGATGAAGGACAGGGGAGTAAAGAAAGAGCCTGGTCGTAGTTGGATCGAAGTTAAGAACGCAGTTCATGCATTCTATGCTGGGGATAAGCTCCATCCGCTTACGAATCAGATCTACGAGTATATAGAACATCTAAATACACGAACATCCGAACTTGGATACGTGCAAGATAGCTTTAGCCTTTTGAATGATACAGAGGAAGGCAAGAAGGATCCAACCATGAACGTTCACAGTGAGAAATTAGCAATTGCTTATGGACTACTGAACTTGGGCAATAATATTCCCATACGGGTAATGAAGAACCTCCGCGTTTGTAATGATTGCCATAATTGGATTAAATACGTTTCAAAGGTTTCAGACCGATTGATCATAGTGAGGGATGCCCATCGCTTCCATCATTTTGATGGTGGTGTCTGCTCATGTAGAGATTTTTGGTAA